Proteins from a single region of Neodiprion virginianus isolate iyNeoVirg1 chromosome 4, iyNeoVirg1.1, whole genome shotgun sequence:
- the LOC124302873 gene encoding uncharacterized protein LOC124302873: MLGWFSVLVIFGVFITPSEGAQFSANWEKIFINHEDENLREYENLLLKIMKNAFSESKANVVLVSGECPRCNRILDILMKGTKLPLVAVTEFHLANSHNSSDTIYKFVTIVVSNFDELHRHFEKLRLQYAWNPRAKHLIVTAVEPSAKELQIFFEECWTHRVLNVGVSIYNRYEVYTYNRYLGNAPFEKVNASNLFYDKLRDMMGHPVRTKYVPFVGRNVPKWIPEERKFVFVDVDWAYAQAFLQTVNATAKYPDLSNEEVPLYAGFNYRFERWKQRNFFSNELWFNEKLANFIFFERTEQVYPLGFDGIYVIAPKSGLKLPNVFRPYQKMSWLAIGISLGAYGLYTYVLHKRRNITADAFMSTLATFLGQYYPKRYRQLGNKGPIIVWSLFSMLVISAYQGALYSALAILTYYPEVNTLDEVIRLTNTVYGYEEFYETVKDHMPPTIKLILLDQNTDWYKFMKLHPDYFYLGSLTAVKHGIMRPLLLSQQGIPLYHGVEQCFVPMYTTYFTPYGSPYLDKLDWVTLAFREAGLHQYWENQISINSLLTGLTVPFDGQIRTIKKLSLMTEILAFYIWAAGLLVSFCCFVYEVYSRRCTEKKS, translated from the coding sequence ATGCTGGGCTGGTTCAGTGTTCTCGTGATTTTTGGAGTTTTCATCACGCCGAGTGAAGGGGCACAATTTTCCGCTAACTGggagaaaatattcattaatcaTGAAGACGAAAATCTCCGCGAGTACGagaatttacttttgaaaattatgaagaaTGCTTTTTCTGAAAGTAAAGCTAACGTCGTTCTAGTCAGCGGCGAGTGTCCAAGATGCAACAGGATATTGGATATTCTGATGAAAGGTACGAAGCTGCCGTTAGTAGCAGTGACAGAATTCCATCTCGCAAATTCTCACAATAGCAGTGatacaatttataaattcgTAACAATTGTGGTAAGTAATTTCGACGAGTTACACCGACATTTTGAAAAGCTTCGGCTGCAGTACGCATGGAACCCAAGAGCGAAACACCTGATCGTGACTGCTGTTGAACCAAGCGCAAAAgaattgcaaatatttttcgaagaGTGCTGGACCCACAGAGTTCTCAACGTTGGAGTTTCAATCTACAACCGTTATGAGGTTTACACGTACAATCGCTACCTGGGAAATGCCCCGTTTGAAAAAGTCAACGcgtcaaatttattttacgacAAACTTCGAGACATGATGGGCCATCCAGTCCGTACCAAGTATGTCCCATTTGTAGGAAGGAACGTACCAAAGTGGATCCCGGAAGAACGTAAATTCGTGTTTGTCGATGTGGACTGGGCTTACGCCCAGGCGTTTTTGCAAACTGTCAACGCTACCGCAAAATATCCCGACCTATCCAACGAAGAAGTACCTCTGTATGCAGGCTTCAACTATCGTTTCGAGCGTTGGAAACAGCGTAATTTCTTCAGCAACGAATTGTGGTTCAACGAAAAGCTGGCGAActttatatttttcgaaagaaCTGAACAAGTTTACCCACTTGGTTTTGACGGCATCTACGTAATCGCCCCGAAGAGTGGTTTGAAGTTGCCGAACGTGTTCAGGCCTTACCAAAAAATGAGTTGGCTCGCCATCGGCATAAGTCTCGGAGCCTACGGTCTCTACACTTACGTACTTCATAAGCGGAGAAACATCACTGCTGACGCGTTTATGAGCACGTTGGCGACATTTCTGGGTCAATACTATCCCAAAAGGTACCGTCAGCTCGGAAATAAGGGTCCGATTATCGTTTGGTCGTTGTTCTCGATGCTAGTGATAAGCGCTTATCAAGGCGCACTGTACAGTGCATTAGCAATTCTGACCTACTACCCAGAAGTAAACACTTTGGATGAAGTAATCAGACTCACGAACACGGTATACGGTTACGAAGAATTTTACGAGACCGTCAAAGACCATATGCCACCAACCATCAAGTTGATTTTGCTAGACCAAAATACAGACTGGTACAAATTCATGAAGCTTCATCCCGACTATTTTTATTTGGGCTCCTTGACGGCCGTCAAACACGGCATCATGCGACCGTTGCTGTTATCTCAGCAGGGAATTCCACTCTATCACGGGGTTGAGCAGTGCTTCGTACCAATGTACACGACGTACTTCACACCGTACGGTTCACCCTACCTGGATAAGCTGGATTGGGTCACTCTAGCCTTTAGAGAAGCCGGCCTTCATCAGTACTGGGAGAATCAAATCAGTATAAACTCTTTGCTGACTGGGTTGACCGTCCCGTTCGACGGGCAGATCAGAACCATTAAGAAGTTGTCTTTGATGACGGAGATACTTGCTTTTTACATTTGGGCTGCGGGGCTACTGGTCAGTTTTTGCTGTTTTGTCTACGAGGTATACTCCAGACGTTGTACGGAAAAGAAGAGTTAA